One window from the genome of Cyclobacterium amurskyense encodes:
- a CDS encoding endo-1,4-beta-xylanase: MLRISSFLFSLGILFCTSLNAFSQSNPTDQAIAKHRKGKLIVNAKPGTKVSIKQLSHEFWFGAAIANGLGSGNMNPDDLSQYKTYFLKNFNSAVTENALKWANMEREKGKVNHLTVEGILNWTDENDIPLRGHNLFWGIEKFVQPWIMELSDEELEATIKNRAISIARRYKGRFVEYDLNNEMIHGNYYEDRLGPDITSKMAKWVLEGDPDAQLYLNDYDILTGNRLADYLAQIRDLMAHNVPIAGIGVQGHLHGSTFDRKELKRSLDSLAQFGLPIRITEFNMPGQRSKFHKDTQLVMSPEEEKQNAIELVDYYSICFAHPAVEGILMWGFWEGANWIPASSLYTRDWQPKRAAYAYQKLIFETWWTEKTGTTDAEGNYSLSAFYGDYQITVDGKTRIILHKKKNGATTIDCSNP; this comes from the coding sequence ATGCTTCGAATTTCCTCTTTTTTATTTAGCTTGGGCATCTTGTTTTGTACAAGCCTAAATGCTTTCTCCCAATCGAACCCTACCGACCAAGCTATTGCCAAGCATAGAAAAGGCAAGCTGATTGTCAATGCCAAGCCGGGAACCAAGGTCTCCATCAAGCAACTTTCCCATGAATTTTGGTTTGGAGCAGCCATTGCCAATGGTCTGGGATCGGGGAACATGAACCCTGATGACCTAAGCCAATACAAAACCTATTTCCTGAAAAACTTTAACAGTGCCGTTACAGAAAATGCACTCAAGTGGGCCAATATGGAAAGGGAAAAAGGCAAAGTCAATCACTTAACAGTAGAAGGAATACTAAATTGGACAGATGAAAATGATATCCCTCTGAGAGGGCATAACTTATTCTGGGGCATAGAGAAATTTGTACAGCCTTGGATAATGGAATTGAGTGATGAAGAACTGGAGGCAACCATAAAAAATCGAGCCATTTCCATTGCCAGACGGTACAAAGGGCGCTTTGTAGAATACGATCTAAACAATGAAATGATCCATGGCAATTATTATGAAGATCGGCTGGGGCCGGACATAACCTCGAAAATGGCCAAATGGGTGCTTGAAGGGGATCCTGACGCTCAACTTTATCTCAACGATTACGATATCCTAACAGGAAACAGATTGGCAGACTATTTGGCCCAAATTAGGGATCTCATGGCCCATAATGTTCCGATTGCCGGAATAGGTGTGCAGGGTCACTTGCATGGCAGTACCTTTGACAGAAAGGAACTGAAACGTAGCCTTGACTCTTTGGCACAATTTGGTCTTCCTATTCGAATCACTGAATTCAATATGCCTGGCCAACGATCCAAATTCCATAAAGACACGCAATTGGTTATGAGTCCTGAAGAAGAAAAACAAAATGCCATTGAATTGGTGGATTATTATAGCATTTGTTTTGCCCATCCGGCAGTGGAAGGTATCCTAATGTGGGGATTTTGGGAAGGAGCCAATTGGATACCTGCCTCTTCTTTATATACTCGCGACTGGCAGCCAAAACGGGCAGCTTATGCCTACCAAAAGTTGATATTTGAAACTTGGTGGACAGAAAAAACCGGCACTACCGATGCAGAAGGGAATTACTCTTTATCCGCTTTTTATGGCGATTACCAAATAACCGTTGATGGGAAAACGAGAATAATTTTACATAAAAAAAAGAATGGAGCAACCACCATTGATTGCTCCAATCCTTGA
- a CDS encoding sulfatase family protein produces the protein MINPMNELTSKYLKHYFLLVLTLGLFASCNEKAETQESLPNVVLLLGDDHGWDETGYNGHPFLHTPVLDEMAKSGVRMDRFYSASPVCSPTRGSIITGRHPNRYGTFTPGYSIRPEEISIAELMKNAGYVTSHLGKWHLGPVKEASPTNPKHFGFDEYLSHDNFFEMNPHLSRNGAEPVIFKGESSEILIAEAIDFIERSKEKDQPFFVVIWYGSPHEPYSAKPEDLALYDSLPEDFGNRMVRLTSNETGGPVERLQREVLRERFAEITAMDRSIGQLRTYLGGEGIRDNTLLWYFGDNGTPQEGNATVPFRGQKGRVYEGGVRVPSVLEWPEKIKNPFITEVHGVSSDVFPTLCEITGQALPNRPIDGISLLPMLEGKMDDRPEPIAFWNGRPRNNGEGLADYIDPELQKGTSPLVKLMNGIPTRNFKNFKQTDIQEEDFSGPRTLLGNQYKLVIHGSTGEAAEKELFDINADPAEENNILSDHPEIAEKMENTLHDWQQSVLESLIGKDYQ, from the coding sequence ATGATAAACCCAATGAATGAACTGACTTCTAAATACTTGAAACATTACTTTCTTTTGGTTCTTACATTAGGGCTTTTTGCCTCATGTAATGAAAAGGCTGAAACTCAAGAAAGCCTACCCAATGTAGTACTTCTGCTTGGCGATGACCATGGCTGGGATGAAACCGGATACAATGGACATCCATTTCTCCACACGCCTGTATTGGATGAAATGGCTAAATCCGGTGTAAGAATGGATCGATTTTATTCGGCATCTCCGGTTTGCTCCCCTACCAGGGGTAGTATCATTACCGGGAGACATCCCAATAGGTATGGCACTTTTACCCCGGGGTATTCTATACGTCCGGAAGAAATTAGTATAGCAGAACTCATGAAAAATGCAGGTTATGTTACTTCTCACTTGGGGAAATGGCACCTGGGCCCTGTCAAAGAGGCTTCACCTACCAATCCAAAGCATTTTGGGTTTGATGAATACCTTTCTCACGACAATTTTTTTGAAATGAATCCGCATCTTTCCAGAAATGGTGCTGAACCCGTGATCTTTAAAGGAGAAAGTTCTGAAATATTGATTGCTGAGGCCATTGATTTCATTGAAAGATCAAAGGAAAAAGACCAGCCATTTTTCGTCGTTATTTGGTATGGTTCACCACATGAGCCCTATAGTGCAAAACCCGAAGACTTGGCCTTGTATGATAGTTTACCGGAAGATTTCGGAAATCGGATGGTTAGGTTGACTTCCAACGAAACCGGTGGACCGGTAGAACGGCTGCAACGTGAGGTCTTAAGGGAACGATTCGCTGAAATCACAGCCATGGATAGGTCTATAGGGCAATTAAGAACCTATCTTGGCGGAGAGGGAATCCGAGACAATACCCTGCTATGGTACTTTGGAGACAATGGAACGCCTCAGGAGGGAAATGCCACTGTCCCTTTCAGAGGTCAAAAAGGACGGGTATATGAAGGAGGTGTGCGAGTTCCTTCTGTTTTGGAATGGCCTGAAAAAATAAAGAACCCTTTTATTACCGAGGTTCATGGTGTTTCCAGTGATGTATTTCCTACCCTATGTGAAATTACAGGTCAAGCACTTCCTAATCGACCCATTGATGGCATCAGTCTCTTGCCTATGCTGGAAGGAAAAATGGATGACAGACCAGAGCCTATTGCCTTCTGGAATGGTAGACCAAGAAACAATGGAGAAGGTTTGGCCGATTATATAGACCCGGAATTACAAAAAGGTACCTCACCTCTAGTAAAGTTGATGAATGGGATACCTACCAGAAACTTTAAAAATTTTAAGCAAACGGATATCCAAGAGGAGGATTTTTCCGGTCCTCGGACTTTATTGGGTAATCAATACAAATTGGTGATCCATGGAAGTACTGGTGAGGCAGCCGAAAAAGAACTCTTTGATATCAATGCAGATCCGGCAGAGGAAAATAACATACTATCAGATCACCCGGAAATTGCCGAGAAAATGGAAAATACTTTGCATGATTGGCAACAATCCGTCTTAGAGAGTTTGATCGGAAAGGATTATCAATAA